A DNA window from Bos mutus isolate GX-2022 chromosome 11, NWIPB_WYAK_1.1, whole genome shotgun sequence contains the following coding sequences:
- the LOC138989918 gene encoding large ribosomal subunit protein eL27-like, translating into MRCCPWPVTTKETEVIVKNTDDGASDTPHSHALVAGTNHCPCKATAAMAKKKITKRSKSKSLVKVYHYNHLRPTMISMGIPLDETVANKDIFRDPAVECKA; encoded by the coding sequence ATGCGATGCTGTCCCTGGCCAGTCACTACAAAGGAGACAGAGGTCATCGTGAAGAACACTGATGATGGCGCCTCCGACACACCCCACAGCCACGCTCTGGTGGCTGGAACTAATCACTGTCCCTGCAAAGCGACAGCTGCCATGGCCAAGAAGAAAATCACCAAGAGGTCAAAGAGCAAGTCTTTGGTGAAAGTTTATCATTATAATCACCTCAGGCCCACCATGATCTCTATGGGTATCCCCTTGGACGAAACTGTTGCCAACAAGGATATCTTCAGAGACCCTGCTGTCGAATGCAAAGCCTGA